One Microplitis demolitor isolate Queensland-Clemson2020A chromosome 2, iyMicDemo2.1a, whole genome shotgun sequence DNA segment encodes these proteins:
- the LOC103580244 gene encoding histone H3: MARTKQTARKSTGGKAPRKQLATKAARKSAPATGGVKKPHRYRPGTVALREIRRYQKSTELLIRKLPFQRLVREIAQDFKTDLRFQSSAVMALQEASEAYLVGLFEDTNLCAIHAKRVTIMPKDIQLARRIRGERA; encoded by the coding sequence ATGGCTCGTACTAAGCAAACTGCGCGTAAGTCGACCGGTGGAAAGGCTCCACGTAAACAACTGGCTACCAAGGCTGCTCGTAAGAGTGCGCCAGCAACCGGAGGAGTTAAGAAGCCTCATCGTTACCGTCCCGGCACAGTAGCTCTCCGTGAAATTCGTCGCTACCAGAAGAGCACGGAACTTCTCATCCGTAAGCTGCCATTCCAACGTCTGGTTCGTGAAATCGCTCAAGATTTCAAAACTGATCTGAGATTCCAGAGCTCAGCTGTGATGGCTCTCCAGGAAGCCAGCGAGGCCTACTTAGTTGGTCTCTTTGAAGACACCAACCTCTGTGCCATCCACGCCAAGCGTGTCACCATCATGCCCAAGGACATCCAGTTGGCTCGTCGTATCCGAGGAGAACGTGCTTAA
- the LOC103580241 gene encoding histone H2B, with amino-acid sequence MPPKVSGKAMKKSGKAQKNITKNDKKGRKKKRKESYAIYIYKVLKQVHPDTGVSSKAMSIMNSFVNDIFERIAAEASRLAHYNKRSTITSREIQTAVRLLLPGELAKHAVSEGTKAVTKYTSSK; translated from the coding sequence ATGCCGCCTAAAGTAAGTGGTAAAGCCATGAAGAAGTCTGGTAAAGCCCAGAAGAACATCACTAAGAATGATAAGAAAGGACGCAAGAAGAAGCGTAAGGAAAGTTACGCCATCTACATTTACAAAGTGCTCAAACAAGTTCATCCTGACACTGGAGTCTCCAGCAAGGCCATGAGCATCATGAACAGTTTTGTCAACGACATCTTCGAGCGTATCGCTGCTGAAGCTTCGAGACTTGCGCACTACAACAAGCGGTCAACCATCACCTCCCGGGAGATTCAAACTGCTGTTCGTCTTCTGCTTCCTGGTGAATTGGCCAAGCACGCCGTCAGTGAAGGAACCAAAGCTGTCACCAAATACACCAGCTCCAAATAA
- the LOC103580246 gene encoding ell-associated factor Eaf → MAKRLGLGTEVRELKFGSTFTNNGNNSGDKTSFHTIKYDFKPASVDISKMATVDVGPNNTMTVTVPHLDGAGIPHTVFKGSQRPCSKECVLIFNHLTGEITLEKLSSNIQVKKTRVEQRSQSAVPPSVPTSTASNSLNRPNTPIETKLKPNSTSNSIQASNINATNSARSSSRTKVTSGKKREPTMQLHPKTAASPLRRSPYHGRSPSNMPSTLSNNISSPARAISSSQGALPSLTSLPVIGGGDDSDSASDLDNFQEVPAQAPKPVAVPVPVPVPVPVTVISSNSNERARNSLSTIDNEVGVLSDSSSSSGDSSSDSSDSDSDMDNVPSATTISTNGHTNGTRAVPSPVLPTTNLQNNLLSEDLQLSESESDSD, encoded by the exons atggccAAACGTTTGGGTCTGGGTACTGAAGTACGAGAATTGAAATTTGGATCTACTTTTACTAATAATGGAAATAATTCTGGTGATAAAACTTCATTTCATACGATAAAGT ATGACTTCAAACCAGCAAGTGTCGACATTTCAAAGATGGCAACAGTCGACGTAGGTCCAAATAACACGATGACAGTGACAGTTCCCCACCTTGATGGTGCTGGAATTCCTCACACTGTCTTCAAAGGCTCTCAGCGTCCATGTAGTAAAGAATGTGTCCTGATCTTCAACCACCTGACCGGTGAAATAACTCTAGAAAAATTGTCATCGAACATCCAGGTGAAGAAGACCCGAGTAGAGCAGCGGTCCCAGTCAGCAGTACCACCATCGGTGCCCACGTCCACGGCTTCCAACTCACTGAATCGTCCCAACACTccaatagaaacaaaattaaaacccAACAGTACAAGTAACAGTATACAGGCATCAAATATTAACGCCACTAATAGTGCCAGGTCCTCTAGCAGGACTAAAGTAACCAGTGGTAAGAAAAGAGAACCCACTATGCAGTTACATCCTAAGACAGCAGCTAGTCCACTACGTAGATCACCTTATCATGGTAGAAGTCCATCAAACATGCCGTCAACTCTTTCTAATAATATAAG TTCCCCCGCGAGAGCCATCAGTTCAAGTCAAGGAGCGTTGCCTTCATTGACCAGCCTTCCAGTCATCGGCGGTGGTGATGACAGTGATAGTGCTTCTGACCTTGATAACTTCCAAGAAG TACCAGCACAAGCTCCTAAGCCTGTCGCTGTTCCTGTACCAGTACCCGTCCCTGTTCCTGTAACTGTAATTAgttcaaattcaaatgaacGAGCTAGAAATTCGTTGTCAACGATAGACAATGAAGTAGGTGTCCTTAGTGATTCAAGCTCAAGCAGCGGTGACTCGAGTTCTGATAGTTCCGATAGTGATTCGGATATGGACAATGTTCCTAGTGCCACGACAATTAGTACAAatg GACATACTAATGGGACTAGAGCAGTTCCGTCACCGGTACTTCCGACGACGAActtgcaaaataatttattaagtgaaGATCTCCAACTATCTGAGTCGGAGTCTGATAgtgattga
- the LOC103580243 gene encoding histone H4, producing the protein MTGRGKGGKGLGKGGAKRHRKVLRDNIQGITKPAIRRLARRGGVKRISGLIYEETRGVLKVFLENVIRDAVTYTEHAKRKTVTAMDVVYALKRQGRTLYGFGG; encoded by the coding sequence ATGACTGGCCGTGGTAAAGGAGGAAAAGGATTGGGAAAAGGAGGAGCCAAGCGTCATCGTAAAGTTCTTCGTGACAACATCCAgggaatcaccaaaccagcGATCCGTCGTCTGGCTCGTCGTGGTGGAGTCAAGCGGATCTCCGGTCTGATCTACGAAGAAACCCGTGGAGTTCTTAAGGTCTTCCTTGAAAACGTCATCCGTGACGCAGTCACCTACACCGAGCACGCGAAACGTAAGACCGTCACCGCCATGGACGTTGTCTACGCTCTGAAACGTCAAGGCCGTACTCTTTACGGTTTTGGAGGTTAA
- the LOC103580245 gene encoding chondroitin sulfate synthase 2, with protein sequence MRYLSKMSVCCRKNNNNGFIIGMCFGLIISLLLYQMSSIDSHDDKYGSIKTVDRTINKKRASHLTLLTSQDNDYEINNQINRPSSKDQVDEYAPKIKKPSSLKLDTDLNKKQWRFIRPRYYFTELGIREKLFLGVLTNPEHLHSRGVVFNRTVGHLIEKIRYFITINEGSGNGNKKPNVTLSGIVGFTDTRKILKPFHVIKYIIDNYLDDYDYYFIIKDSSYVNARQLMALIESFSIGSNKEIYLGIPIKTDSTNSDNYINDNLTNFCSLDAGILISNSIMRELKKNLDWCVKNTLLYSSQSDDVNFGRCLYYSTKIPCSKKLFRSKNEIFAAKQLPNNFNFVEDFSSLINNNYFDNLVSVYPIYDPKIIYRMHAFVAAKELEKIENAMMKLRNEISASAHLGPVITGNNFNSNRTSWPVGINPGNKAPGRFDILRWNYFNATHIFGETDFSNVGKLQGSKKLDIEYVLMVGRKRIKDKYDDKYKYEGLVNGYMRFDASRGMDYILDLSFVDSSTKESNKVVKRIELCKPLGKVELLAAPYVTENTRVNLILMVDGSNIDDSIKFVQDYGSVCMEKRDKTTLMLVFLYNNSTKGANDVFARVKTLALSLTNKYNKSKEQSKIIWLSIQLPKEGNEDPRIKVAVTDLIIKKFSLESLILFVQTRMELTVDYLNRIRMNTIIQWQVFSPIPFVEYNPNLYESDQKSRKFDLSHNHGYYDTSNYESISFYAKDYRAVRRASENELPQVHSDREISKLLKKKSPKISSITSIFKLFVSYSNLHIFRGIEPALKIHYSDKNKNVCGKTALGHRGQLARLIDEYKVI encoded by the exons atgcgATATCTATCAAAAATGTCAGTATGTTGtcgtaaaaacaataacaatggGTTCATTATCGGAATGTGTTTCGGACTAATAATAAGTTTGCTGCTTTACCAAATGTCAAGTATTGATTCTCACGATGATAAATATGGATCAATCAAAACAGTAGATCGTactataaacaaaaaacgtgCATCACACCTAACTCTGCTAACTAGCCAGGATAATGACTATGAAATAAACAACCAAATAAATCGGCCGTCTTCGAAGGACCAAGTCGACGAATACGccccgaaaataaaaaagccaTCGTCTTTGAAACTCGATaccgatttaaataaaaaacaatggaGATTTATTCGCCCGCGGTATTATTTTACAGAGCTGGGGATCCGGGAAAAATTATTCCTCGGTGTTTTGACGAATCCCGAGCACTTGCACAGTCGCGGAGTGGTTTTTAATAGAACTGTGGGTcatttaatcgaaaaaattcggtactttattacaataaatgaaGGGTCTGGGAACGGTAACAAGAAACCCAATGTGACTTTGTCGGGAATCGTTGGATTTACGGACACGCGTAAGATCCTCAAGCCATTCCATGTGATAAAGTACATCATTGATAACTATCTTGATGACTACGACTACTACTTCATTATCAAAGACTCATCGTACGTGAACGCGAGGCAGCTGATGGCTCTGATCGAAAGCTTCAGCATCGGTAGCAACAAAGAAATTTATCTGGGGATTCCAATCAAGACTGATAGTACTAATTCTGATAACTATATCAATGATAACTTAACGAACTTCTGTTCTCTCGACGCGGGGATCTTGATAAGCAATTCAATAATGCGTGAGCTGAAGAAAAATCTCGATTGGTGCGTGAAAAATACTCTTCTGTACTCGAGTCAATCGGACGACGTTAATTTCGGAAGGTGTCTTTACTACTCGACAAAGATTCCATGCAGCAAAAAACTATTCcgaagtaaaaatgaaatcttCGCGGCTAAGCAGCTGCCGAATAACTTTAATTTCGTCGAAGATTTTAGTTCACTGATAAACAATAACTACTTTGATAATCTGGTGTCGGTTTATCCGATTTATGAtccgaaaataatttaccgAATGCACGCGTTCGTTGCCGCTAAAGAATtggaaaaaatcgaaaatgcTATGATGAAATTGAGGAATGAAATTTCTGCTAGCGCCCATTTAGGTCCGGTAATTActggtaataattttaacagtaATAGAACATCCTGGCCGGTGGGGATCAACCCCGGGAACAAGGCACCAGGACGTTTTGATATTCTGCGGTGGAATTATTTCAACGCGACTCATATTTTTGGGGAAACGGACTTCAGTAACGTGGGTAAGTTGCAGGGTAGCAAGAAACTGGACATTGAATATGTGCTGATGGTGGGTAGAAAGagaattaaagataaatatgaCGACAAGTATAAATATGAAGGACTTGTCAATGGGTACATGAGATTCGACGCTTCCAGAGGGATGGATTATATCCTAGATTTAAGTTTTGTAGACTCGAGTACCAAAGAAAGTAATAAAGTTGTGAAACGCATCGAACTTTGCAAGCCGCTGGGCAAAGTTGAGCTGCTTGCGGCCCCCTACGTCACGGAAAACACGAGGGTTAATTTGATCCTGATGGTCGATGGAAGTAATATCGATGACTCTATTAAATTTGTTCAAGACTATGGGTCTGTTTGCATGGAGAAAAGAGACAAGACTACACTGAtgttg GTATTTTTGTACAACAATTCAACGAAAGGCGCTAATGACGTTTTTGCCAGAGTGAAGACACTGGCGTTGAGtcttactaataaatataataagagCAAAGAGCAGTCGAAAATTATTTGGCTGTCGATCCAATTGCCGAAGGAAGGAAATGAGGATCCGCGGATCAAAGTCGCGGTTACTGATctgattatcaaaaaattttcattggaaagtttaattttgtttGTGCAGACTCGCATGGAGCTTACTGTTGATTATTTGAATAGA attAGAATGAACACAATAATTCAATGGCAAGTATTTAGTCCAATACCGTTCGTCGAATATAATCCAAATTTATACGAAAGTGATCAGAAGTCACGGAAATTTGACCTCAGTCACAACCACGGCTACTATGACACATCTAATTACGAAAGTATTTCATTTTACGCGAAAGATTATCGCGCAGTCCGGCGTGCGAGCGAAAATGAGTTGCCGCAGGTCCACAGCGACCGggaaataagtaaattattgaagaaaaaatcaccaaaaataagtagtattacttcgatattcaaattatttgtctCGTACAGCAACTTGCATATTTTCCGCGGCATTGAACCCGCGTTGAAAATTCATTACAGcgacaaaaacaaaaacgtCTGTGGCAAAACTGCCCTAGGACATCGCGGACAACTCGCGAGACTGATTGACGAGTATAAagtcatataa
- the LOC103580242 gene encoding histone H2A — MSGRGKGGKVKGKSKTRSSRAGLQFPVGRIHRMLRKGNYAERVGAGAPVYLAAVMEYLAAEVLELAGNAARDNKKTRIIPRHLQLAIRNDEELNKLLSGVTIAQGGVLPNIQAVLLPKKTEKSSS; from the coding sequence ATGTCTGGTCGCGGTAAAGGAGGCAAAGTAAAGGGAAAGTCAAAGACCCGTTCAAGCCGTGCTGGACTCCAGTTCCCAGTCGGTCGTATCCATCGTATGTTGCGTAAAGGAAACTACGCAGAACGTGTTGGTGCTGGTGCTCCAGTCTACCTCGCAGCTGTCATGGAATATCTGGCCGCTGAAGTTCTCGAGTTGGCAGGCAACGCTGCTCGTGACAACAAGAAGACTCGTATTATCCCACGTCATCTTCAATTGGCCATCCGCAACGACGAAGAGTTGAACAAACTTCTCTCTGGAGTGACCATCGCTCAAGGTGGAGTCTTACCCAACATCCAAGCTGTCTTGTTGCCCAAGAAAACCGAAAAAAGCAgctcttaa